The following are from one region of the Alicyclobacillus fastidiosus genome:
- a CDS encoding alanine racemase, producing MPETPYFVIDEEKMVNNIHRMSEIANANYVALRPHVKTHKIPEIAKRQLAAGAAGITVAKVSEAEVMRAQGIDDIFIAYPLVVESKIERAIALAKDITLTLGVDSLTGARKLSEVAARHGETLHVRLEVDTGLQRTGIRYEDAMSLAVEIDSLEAIELTGIYTYRGSLVDGAPSLDRARAGHQEGTLMANLAERIRECGIALKDVSVGSTPTAEYVAQVPGVTEIRPGTYVFSDRMQAAFGVGSLADCAGRVVTTVVSRPSEDLVIVDGGSKTFATDVQPGVPPLYLRGFGVVCDYPEAVFERMTEEHGMIRIPPEAGIAVGDRLEIIPNHICSTVNLHNYAYLSRSNALERMAISARGKLD from the coding sequence ATGCCGGAAACTCCCTATTTCGTCATCGACGAAGAGAAGATGGTCAACAATATACACCGGATGTCGGAGATCGCGAATGCGAATTACGTCGCATTGCGGCCGCACGTCAAGACCCACAAAATCCCCGAGATCGCCAAGCGCCAGCTGGCTGCCGGCGCCGCGGGCATTACGGTGGCAAAGGTGTCTGAGGCTGAGGTCATGCGGGCACAGGGCATTGACGATATCTTTATCGCTTACCCGTTGGTCGTGGAATCGAAGATTGAGCGCGCCATCGCATTGGCTAAGGACATCACTTTAACCTTAGGCGTCGACAGTCTGACGGGCGCCAGGAAACTCTCCGAAGTCGCAGCGCGGCATGGAGAGACCTTACACGTTCGCTTAGAAGTCGATACCGGACTGCAGCGGACGGGGATTCGTTATGAAGACGCCATGTCGCTGGCCGTCGAGATAGACAGCCTCGAGGCCATCGAGCTGACTGGAATTTACACGTATCGCGGGTCTCTAGTCGATGGCGCGCCTTCGTTAGACAGAGCGCGCGCGGGGCATCAAGAGGGTACGTTGATGGCCAATTTGGCAGAGCGCATCCGGGAGTGCGGCATCGCGCTTAAGGACGTGAGCGTGGGTTCCACACCGACTGCCGAATACGTGGCGCAAGTCCCAGGCGTAACCGAGATTCGGCCGGGCACCTACGTGTTCAGCGACAGGATGCAGGCTGCGTTCGGCGTAGGTAGTTTAGCGGATTGTGCTGGGCGCGTCGTGACGACGGTCGTAAGTCGGCCGTCCGAGGATCTAGTCATCGTCGACGGAGGCAGCAAGACGTTTGCCACGGATGTGCAACCCGGGGTGCCGCCGTTGTACTTACGAGGATTTGGCGTAGTCTGTGACTATCCGGAAGCCGTCTTCGAACGAATGACGGAGGAACATGGAATGATTCGTATCCCACCCGAGGCGGGGATCGCCGTCGGAGATCGATTGGAGATCATTCCGAATCACATCTGCAGTACGGTGAATCTGCACAATTATGCCTACTTATCCCGGTCCAACGCCCTTGAACGGATGGCTATTTCCGCACGAGGGAAGCTGGATTGA
- a CDS encoding BadF/BadG/BcrA/BcrD ATPase family protein, protein MYIGVDGGGTSTQVFAFQTDSNKGAIVSAGATRQTSVGWDVARGVLVRTAEQALGRIGSTREDVVGLSACLSGIDLPEQSQKMVAELSVSFPNASIEVTNDAMAPLTAGTNGRAGVVLVGGTGTVAVGESSDGEVARAGGYGYLIGDEGSGFDIGRRGLMAAIRSYEARGPATALWEVVQDKFQLSSPNRLIPVIYESENPIAAVAAFAADVVAMASVDVVANGIVDRAVRAHVDLVNAVYRQLPDVDRRVVLSGGLFRSAGQLTERLEAQMVDTEFVILKHQAVTGAVIRAMRVTAQDEEGVWRSVPWQQIESSAASL, encoded by the coding sequence GTGTACATTGGCGTGGACGGTGGCGGGACATCGACACAGGTATTTGCATTTCAGACAGATAGCAACAAAGGTGCAATTGTATCCGCAGGCGCCACGCGCCAGACCTCTGTCGGGTGGGATGTGGCGCGGGGGGTGCTTGTGCGCACGGCCGAGCAGGCCTTGGGCCGGATCGGATCGACTCGTGAAGACGTCGTCGGGCTTTCGGCATGTCTTTCGGGTATCGATCTCCCCGAACAGTCGCAGAAAATGGTCGCAGAGCTGTCTGTGTCATTTCCTAACGCCTCGATCGAGGTGACAAACGATGCCATGGCGCCGCTGACAGCCGGGACAAACGGGCGGGCTGGTGTCGTGCTTGTCGGCGGCACGGGCACGGTCGCCGTCGGGGAGTCGAGTGACGGAGAAGTCGCCCGGGCGGGCGGGTACGGTTACCTGATCGGCGACGAGGGCAGCGGCTTCGACATTGGCCGCCGCGGCTTGATGGCGGCCATCCGGTCGTACGAGGCCCGCGGGCCCGCGACCGCCCTCTGGGAGGTTGTGCAGGACAAGTTTCAATTGAGTTCTCCGAATCGGCTCATCCCGGTGATTTACGAGTCGGAGAATCCGATCGCCGCGGTCGCTGCCTTTGCCGCGGACGTGGTAGCCATGGCCAGTGTCGACGTCGTCGCAAACGGCATTGTCGATCGCGCTGTACGTGCGCACGTCGACCTCGTGAATGCTGTGTACAGGCAATTGCCTGACGTCGACCGGCGTGTGGTGCTGTCCGGGGGCCTCTTTCGGAGCGCTGGACAGCTCACAGAGCGGCTCGAGGCGCAAATGGTCGATACCGAATTCGTCATCTTGAAGCACCAGGCGGTCACAGGCGCGGTGATTCGGGCGATGCGCGTGACTGCACAGGACGAGGAGGGCGTGTGGCGCAGCGTACCGTGGCAGCAGATTGAATCGAGTGCCGCGTCCCTTTAA
- the pcp gene encoding pyroglutamyl-peptidase I, producing the protein MNTRVLVTGFEPFGGETVNPALEAVKRLAGRTIETSEGSIQLLTQDIPTVFGRSVEVLAKAIEETQPDVVICVGQAGGRQHITPERVAINVDDARIPDNAGQQPVDASIVADGPVAYWTGLPVKRIVQSLQAAGIPASVSNTAGTYVCNHIFYGLMHLLQTKYPKIRGGFVHIPFLPEQVVDKQAPSMSLENIVKALEITVTTTALYTTDLAIAAGAEC; encoded by the coding sequence ATGAATACGCGTGTACTCGTAACTGGTTTTGAACCATTTGGCGGAGAGACCGTCAATCCAGCACTGGAAGCCGTCAAACGGCTCGCAGGCCGGACAATCGAAACTTCAGAAGGGTCAATCCAGCTATTGACCCAAGACATCCCGACTGTGTTCGGGCGCTCTGTCGAAGTTCTCGCAAAGGCGATCGAGGAAACGCAACCGGACGTCGTCATTTGTGTAGGTCAGGCTGGAGGCAGACAACACATCACGCCTGAGCGGGTGGCCATCAACGTCGACGACGCGCGCATTCCTGACAACGCAGGCCAGCAACCAGTGGATGCGTCGATCGTGGCCGATGGCCCGGTTGCATATTGGACGGGTTTGCCTGTGAAACGCATTGTGCAATCCCTCCAGGCTGCGGGGATCCCGGCGTCTGTATCGAACACGGCAGGCACCTACGTGTGCAACCACATCTTTTACGGGTTGATGCACCTGCTTCAGACCAAGTACCCGAAGATCCGCGGTGGATTCGTACACATTCCGTTCCTTCCCGAGCAGGTCGTCGACAAGCAGGCGCCAAGCATGTCGTTAGAGAATATCGTCAAGGCGCTTGAGATCACCGTCACGACGACGGCACTTTACACGACGGACTTGGCTATCGCAGCTGGCGCGGAGTGTTAA
- a CDS encoding DUF969 domain-containing protein: MVLIGVLVVIVGFVLRLNPMLVVTVAGLVTGLIAHESLYSILTQFGQAFETNRYMAIFIATLPVIGLLERHGLREQAEHLVSKIKAATAGRILTIYLLVREIAAALGITSIGGPAQMVRPLVVPMAEGAIEATYGEVPEDVSQKVRGHAAAVDNIGLFFGEDIFIAVGAVLFMKGFFDQNHVHSEPIRMGLWAIPTAAAVFVIHTIRLYLLDKSIKRRMEQTPAQSVGTQEVAKQ; this comes from the coding sequence ATGGTATTAATCGGGGTTTTGGTGGTCATTGTCGGTTTTGTCCTTCGTTTGAATCCAATGCTCGTGGTGACCGTTGCTGGACTCGTGACGGGACTGATCGCGCACGAGTCGCTGTACAGCATCTTAACGCAATTTGGACAAGCGTTCGAGACGAATCGTTACATGGCCATTTTTATTGCGACACTGCCAGTTATCGGGCTCCTTGAACGCCACGGCCTGCGCGAACAGGCGGAACACCTCGTCTCGAAGATCAAGGCGGCGACGGCAGGGCGGATTCTTACGATTTATCTATTGGTTCGTGAAATTGCTGCAGCCTTGGGCATCACTTCCATTGGTGGTCCCGCACAGATGGTTCGGCCCTTGGTGGTGCCGATGGCAGAGGGTGCCATTGAGGCCACTTACGGCGAAGTACCGGAGGACGTCAGCCAAAAGGTTCGCGGTCACGCGGCGGCGGTCGACAACATTGGGCTATTCTTCGGCGAGGATATCTTTATTGCCGTCGGCGCCGTGCTGTTCATGAAGGGCTTCTTCGACCAGAACCACGTTCACTCTGAGCCGATTCGGATGGGGCTGTGGGCGATTCCAACCGCGGCCGCGGTATTCGTGATTCACACCATCCGACTCTACCTCTTGGACAAGTCGATCAAGCGAAGAATGGAGCAAACACCTGCCCAAAGCGTAGGTACACAGGAGGTGGCGAAACAATGA
- a CDS encoding IclR family transcriptional regulator: MSSQNTTVVKSLTILNLFLEHDRLTLNEMVHLTNSPKTSVFRMVKSLEQMGFLDKDETGKYSLGLLFLQFGHLVRDRLSIRQVALPVMQKLRDQVGEAVNLIVRDHFEAVYVEKVDTIHPVRIYNEHPGRRVPMYAGACPRILLSFMSKAEQETYFRNVVLLPIGRGTITDVGQLRAALDAAKDNGYTVSHSELQDDTSAVAAPIFDHAGDMVAGLSIAGLSTRFGDDVLPSLIERVKEAARQCSSLLGYQVTPVNQFGAFNTV, from the coding sequence ATGAGCAGTCAGAACACGACCGTGGTGAAATCTCTTACGATTCTCAACCTCTTCCTCGAGCACGACCGACTCACCTTGAACGAAATGGTGCACTTGACAAACAGTCCGAAGACGTCCGTCTTCCGAATGGTGAAATCGTTGGAGCAGATGGGCTTTCTGGACAAAGATGAGACCGGGAAGTACTCGCTTGGGCTTCTCTTTTTACAGTTTGGACATCTCGTCAGAGACAGGTTGAGTATTCGCCAAGTCGCGCTGCCCGTCATGCAGAAGTTGCGGGATCAGGTTGGCGAGGCAGTGAATCTCATCGTTCGGGACCATTTCGAGGCGGTGTACGTGGAGAAGGTGGACACCATCCACCCCGTGCGCATTTACAATGAACACCCGGGCAGGCGTGTGCCGATGTATGCAGGGGCGTGCCCGAGGATCCTACTGAGCTTCATGTCAAAAGCGGAACAGGAAACGTATTTTCGGAATGTTGTCCTTCTTCCGATAGGCCGCGGCACGATCACCGACGTCGGTCAATTGCGCGCCGCGCTCGACGCGGCCAAGGACAATGGTTATACCGTCAGTCATTCGGAGTTGCAGGACGACACGTCCGCTGTGGCGGCACCAATCTTTGACCACGCAGGCGACATGGTCGCTGGACTGAGCATCGCAGGGCTCTCCACCCGATTTGGGGACGATGTTCTTCCTTCGCTCATCGAACGCGTCAAAGAAGCCGCAAGACAATGTTCGTCACTTCTCGGCTATCAAGTCACGCCAGTCAATCAATTTGGGGCATTCAATACTGTATAG
- a CDS encoding ROK family transcriptional regulator, with translation MKRTGDLKLMQELNRYLILDVIRKSGPISRVKIAERVGVSPTTVTSAVNDLIEEGFVEEIGSGESSFHGGRKPILLRFCPNNYFLVCVSISNSAIVLGESNLDAEISSKQVYPMNGSLGEAIVEKMLNALEDFLSRYTDLTRCIGISIVAPGIIDATQGLLLYNTKLYLHNVDVKGIVEERFGLNVWFDNDANALVLAERDLGQAQSTDNVLFVTIGDGIGAGAIVNGSVFRGSKGGAGEFGHITIDRNGIRCECGNAGCLENYVSWPSIYAKIYASIVRGIPTVISDLIQGDLNRITPEVYLTALEQHDKVATEILEETADYLATGLVTLTNMFNPSAIILGGELFQGNHYFLERVSEQVLKNALNILNDDLIIRFTSLGEDDKLLGAAAVALNDVFHFSLSA, from the coding sequence GTGAAGAGGACGGGTGACTTGAAATTGATGCAGGAATTGAATCGCTACTTAATTTTGGACGTGATTCGCAAGAGTGGCCCCATCTCGCGAGTGAAAATCGCGGAGCGGGTGGGTGTGAGTCCCACAACTGTGACATCTGCGGTCAATGACCTCATTGAGGAAGGTTTTGTCGAGGAAATCGGTTCCGGTGAATCGTCGTTTCATGGTGGACGCAAGCCGATATTGCTTCGCTTTTGCCCAAACAATTACTTTCTCGTCTGCGTCTCCATCAGCAATTCTGCGATCGTGTTAGGTGAGAGCAACTTAGACGCAGAAATTAGCTCCAAACAGGTCTATCCCATGAACGGCAGCCTTGGCGAAGCCATCGTGGAAAAGATGTTGAATGCCTTGGAGGACTTCCTGTCCAGGTACACGGACCTGACTCGATGTATCGGCATATCGATTGTCGCTCCGGGGATCATAGATGCCACACAGGGTCTGTTGCTCTACAACACCAAGTTGTATTTACATAACGTGGATGTCAAGGGTATCGTCGAAGAGCGATTTGGGCTCAACGTGTGGTTCGACAACGACGCGAACGCACTCGTTTTGGCCGAACGCGATCTCGGTCAGGCGCAATCGACGGACAACGTGTTGTTCGTGACGATAGGCGACGGCATTGGCGCAGGTGCCATCGTCAACGGCTCCGTATTTCGCGGCTCAAAGGGCGGAGCCGGGGAATTTGGGCATATCACCATCGACCGCAACGGGATTCGCTGCGAGTGTGGAAATGCAGGTTGTCTCGAGAATTACGTAAGTTGGCCGAGTATTTACGCGAAGATCTACGCCTCCATCGTCCGGGGCATCCCGACGGTCATCTCCGACCTCATCCAGGGGGATTTGAACCGCATTACACCTGAAGTGTACCTGACAGCCCTCGAACAACACGACAAGGTGGCTACGGAAATCCTCGAAGAGACCGCCGATTACCTCGCCACCGGACTAGTGACGCTAACCAACATGTTTAACCCCAGTGCCATCATCCTTGGCGGAGAGTTATTTCAAGGGAATCACTACTTCCTGGAGAGGGTCAGCGAGCAAGTGCTGAAGAACGCCTTGAACATCCTCAACGACGATTTGATCATTCGATTCACTTCCTTAGGCGAGGACGATAAATTGCTAGGTGCCGCTGCAGTCGCGCTGAACGACGTGTTCCACTTTTCTCTATCGGCGTAA
- a CDS encoding Gfo/Idh/MocA family oxidoreductase produces MRVAVIGAGTMGTVHSEVYAAMPDIEFLGVVDSQFDRAQALATRLGTTPYASYDEMMVEDPDVVDICVPTPFHKDYIIRTARAGKHVISEKPLALSAQDAEEAIKACQENGVRLFVGQVVRFFPEYRKLYDLVQSGHLGEVGTVRTFRGGAFPNAWNDWYANERLSGTLIVDLMIHDFDFLCWCFGEVERVFAKQLLRHEANRLDHAFATLRFKNGVIAHVEGSWASPSGFRTEVEFAGSKGLAHHNSQESVPIHLHERRNGSAEAVVEVPESPLLHSPYYEEIAHFIECIRENKRCVVEPEDALRALQISLAAVESARTGQPVYLSGSEEGSVGA; encoded by the coding sequence ATGAGGGTCGCCGTAATTGGTGCAGGTACGATGGGAACGGTCCATTCTGAAGTCTACGCAGCGATGCCGGACATTGAGTTCCTCGGCGTTGTCGATTCGCAATTCGACCGAGCACAGGCGTTAGCAACCCGCTTAGGGACGACACCCTACGCATCCTACGACGAAATGATGGTCGAAGACCCCGATGTCGTGGACATCTGCGTGCCCACGCCCTTTCATAAGGACTACATCATTCGGACTGCGAGAGCCGGGAAGCACGTGATCAGCGAAAAGCCGCTGGCCCTTTCTGCACAAGACGCAGAAGAGGCCATCAAGGCTTGCCAGGAGAACGGCGTGCGGCTGTTTGTCGGGCAGGTCGTTCGCTTTTTCCCCGAGTACCGAAAACTGTACGATCTCGTCCAGTCGGGGCACCTCGGTGAGGTCGGAACGGTGCGGACCTTCCGCGGTGGGGCGTTTCCGAATGCGTGGAACGACTGGTACGCCAATGAACGCTTAAGTGGAACCTTGATCGTCGACTTGATGATTCACGATTTCGACTTCCTCTGCTGGTGCTTTGGCGAGGTGGAGCGCGTGTTCGCCAAACAACTGTTGCGTCACGAGGCAAACCGACTCGATCACGCCTTTGCCACACTGCGCTTCAAAAACGGCGTGATCGCACACGTCGAAGGGTCGTGGGCAAGCCCTTCCGGGTTCCGGACCGAGGTCGAGTTCGCGGGAAGCAAGGGGCTGGCTCACCACAACAGCCAAGAGAGTGTCCCAATCCATCTGCACGAGCGGAGAAACGGCTCTGCAGAGGCGGTCGTCGAAGTGCCAGAAAGCCCTCTGCTGCACTCTCCATATTACGAAGAAATTGCGCACTTCATCGAATGTATACGTGAGAACAAGCGGTGTGTCGTGGAGCCGGAGGACGCCTTGCGGGCACTTCAAATCAGCCTCGCAGCGGTGGAATCCGCACGAACGGGTCAACCTGTCTACCTGAGTGGTTCTGAAGAAGGGAGTGTCGGAGCGTGA
- a CDS encoding DUF979 domain-containing protein translates to MIISIESVYIFTGIITFLSSLYTFFDKKNPRRITSGLFYLIYAITLMCAKVIPSFYVGILVLVIVAIAGFGGVRTGSYGEASSEERQRNRGRLKNWLFLPALLIPLVTVGGVEGLKDLKIAGKFFLDPSNVTMVALGLAGVVALVVGMLMTKSSPVTTVKESRRLIEAIGWAAVLPQMLAMLGTIFDSAGVGNVVSKAVDHVIPSNSLFWAVFAYCVGMALFTMVMGNAFAAFPVMTAGIALPLIIGHFGVQADKVAAIGMFAGYCGTLMTPMAANFNIVPAALLDLKDKNYVIRTQFPTAIILLGVNIILMYLVARF, encoded by the coding sequence ATGATCATCTCGATCGAGTCAGTCTATATTTTTACAGGCATCATCACGTTTTTGTCGAGTCTCTATACGTTCTTTGACAAGAAAAATCCGCGCCGGATCACCTCGGGCTTGTTCTACTTGATCTACGCGATCACCTTGATGTGCGCGAAAGTGATTCCATCGTTTTACGTCGGTATTCTGGTGCTCGTCATCGTTGCGATTGCGGGGTTTGGCGGCGTTCGCACCGGAAGCTACGGAGAGGCCTCCAGTGAAGAGCGCCAGCGCAACCGCGGACGGCTGAAGAACTGGCTGTTTCTCCCGGCTTTGCTCATTCCTTTGGTCACCGTCGGCGGCGTAGAGGGCCTCAAGGATTTGAAGATCGCTGGCAAATTCTTTTTGGATCCCTCGAATGTCACGATGGTCGCACTCGGTCTTGCCGGAGTGGTGGCGCTCGTCGTCGGTATGCTGATGACGAAGAGCTCACCTGTCACGACGGTCAAAGAATCCCGCAGGTTGATTGAGGCCATTGGTTGGGCGGCCGTCCTTCCACAAATGCTCGCGATGCTCGGGACTATTTTCGATAGCGCAGGCGTGGGTAACGTGGTGTCTAAGGCCGTCGATCACGTGATTCCGTCAAACTCGCTGTTTTGGGCGGTCTTCGCATATTGTGTCGGCATGGCCCTGTTCACGATGGTCATGGGCAACGCGTTCGCGGCGTTTCCAGTGATGACGGCTGGCATCGCACTCCCCTTGATCATCGGCCACTTCGGGGTACAGGCAGACAAGGTTGCAGCAATCGGCATGTTTGCCGGGTACTGCGGTACTTTGATGACGCCGATGGCAGCCAATTTCAACATCGTCCCTGCCGCGTTACTCGATCTCAAAGACAAGAATTACGTCATTCGCACCCAGTTTCCGACGGCCATCATCCTTCTGGGCGTCAACATCATCCTGATGTACTTGGTTGCCCGTTTCTAG
- the pxpB gene encoding 5-oxoprolinase subunit PxpB has protein sequence MQLDDVSLYALGDSVLVVQFSDSIGPFAHDLVMAFGRSLADCPFYGMVEYVPAFTTVSIFYNPLVLAYEDVQRQVMERLRQLDAEAAPESRIVDIPVCYGGQFGPDLEFVAEYHGLSEDEVIRIHSAPLYQVHMIGFAPGFPYLGGLSERIATPRLTTPRVRIPKGSVGIAGDQTGIYPIETPGGWQLIGKCPVPLFQPTAHPPCLLRAGDRVRFLPITPAEYRELAQDQDVQVCGDTL, from the coding sequence GTGCAGTTGGATGACGTCTCGCTTTATGCGCTCGGTGACTCCGTGTTGGTTGTACAGTTCAGCGATTCAATCGGGCCCTTTGCGCACGACCTTGTGATGGCCTTTGGGCGATCTCTAGCAGACTGCCCGTTTTACGGCATGGTTGAGTACGTACCTGCCTTCACCACTGTGTCCATCTTCTATAACCCGCTCGTTCTAGCTTATGAGGATGTACAGAGACAGGTGATGGAACGGCTTCGACAACTCGACGCCGAGGCGGCGCCTGAGTCGCGCATTGTCGACATACCCGTCTGTTATGGCGGCCAGTTCGGGCCCGATTTGGAGTTTGTCGCAGAGTACCACGGGCTGAGTGAAGATGAGGTCATTCGTATTCACTCAGCTCCACTGTACCAAGTTCACATGATCGGATTCGCACCGGGCTTTCCATATCTGGGGGGACTATCGGAGCGCATCGCTACACCTCGGCTGACCACGCCGAGGGTGCGAATCCCTAAAGGATCGGTTGGAATTGCAGGCGATCAGACGGGGATTTATCCCATCGAGACCCCGGGTGGGTGGCAATTGATTGGCAAGTGCCCTGTGCCGCTGTTTCAGCCAACTGCCCATCCACCGTGTTTGCTGCGGGCTGGAGACAGAGTTCGTTTCCTGCCGATCACACCCGCGGAATATCGCGAATTGGCACAGGACCAAGACGTACAAGTTTGTGGTGACACCTTATGA
- a CDS encoding sugar phosphate isomerase/epimerase, translated as MKLAVNQWCFPEGTPLREVFKQSELARFDGVELNLNGVGGVGLTLDTAESEIRAIKRQADDHHLALKSVSTGLLWQSPLSSSDADTRRGGRDIVRKQLEVAALLEAETILVVPGCVTNEVPYEECYRRSQEELADLAIYAGQLGVQIGIENVWNKFLLSPMEMARYVDELQSEWVGVYFDVGNVLQFGFPEQWIRYLGRRIQKVHVKDFSTNVGNIHGFVPLLAGDVDWHAVRQALLEIGYDGYVTAELTPYACHSTQLPADTARQMAKIFADH; from the coding sequence ATGAAATTGGCTGTGAACCAATGGTGTTTCCCAGAAGGCACGCCTCTTCGTGAGGTGTTCAAACAGAGCGAATTGGCTCGCTTTGACGGCGTCGAACTCAACTTGAACGGCGTCGGTGGGGTCGGCCTAACGCTCGACACCGCTGAGTCGGAGATTCGCGCCATCAAACGGCAGGCAGATGACCACCACTTGGCGCTGAAGAGCGTATCGACAGGACTGTTGTGGCAGTCGCCGCTTTCGTCAAGCGACGCCGATACCCGCCGTGGCGGGCGCGACATCGTACGCAAGCAACTGGAGGTCGCCGCCCTGCTGGAGGCAGAGACCATCCTGGTGGTTCCAGGGTGCGTCACGAATGAGGTGCCGTACGAGGAGTGCTATCGACGAAGCCAGGAGGAGTTGGCCGATTTGGCCATCTACGCGGGGCAGTTGGGTGTTCAAATCGGGATCGAAAACGTGTGGAATAAGTTCCTGCTCTCCCCAATGGAAATGGCCCGCTATGTGGATGAACTGCAGTCGGAGTGGGTCGGCGTCTATTTCGACGTCGGCAACGTCCTGCAATTCGGGTTCCCGGAGCAGTGGATCCGCTACTTAGGCCGGCGAATACAGAAGGTCCACGTCAAAGATTTCTCGACCAATGTCGGCAATATCCATGGCTTCGTTCCGCTCTTGGCCGGAGATGTGGATTGGCACGCGGTCCGTCAGGCACTCCTCGAAATCGGCTACGACGGCTACGTCACGGCAGAACTGACGCCTTATGCTTGTCACTCCACGCAGTTGCCCGCGGATACGGCGCGCCAGATGGCGAAGATATTTGCCGACCACTGA
- a CDS encoding Gfo/Idh/MocA family oxidoreductase: protein MKVAILSFAHMHALSYADAVQQSGVDLVISDFDEARGREMASRFNTPYVKDYQEVLADPDIEAVIVCSENASHAQLVIDAAEAGKHVLCEKPLATTVADARRMIEACERAGVKLQTAFPIRYSTPVQRLKRLIESGKVGRILAMSGTNRGQNPGGWFVDPALSGGGAVFDHTVHILDIMRWYTGSEVSEVYAEVDSRFGERGIDDCGLLTLTFANGVIATHDPSWSRPKSFPTWGDVTLRVIGTGGVVSVDALAQNLVHYDDTDLRARRVPWGDDADLHMVQSFLDCVRYDTQPLATGVDGLKAVEVALAAYESARTKRPVQLPTC, encoded by the coding sequence GTGAAGGTCGCGATTTTGAGTTTTGCACACATGCATGCGCTAAGCTATGCCGACGCGGTACAGCAGAGTGGAGTCGATTTGGTCATTTCCGATTTCGACGAAGCGCGCGGGCGTGAGATGGCCAGCCGTTTCAACACGCCTTACGTCAAGGACTACCAGGAGGTGTTGGCAGACCCCGACATCGAAGCGGTGATCGTCTGCAGCGAAAATGCCAGCCACGCCCAATTGGTCATCGACGCCGCAGAGGCAGGGAAGCACGTGCTCTGCGAAAAGCCACTCGCTACGACGGTGGCGGACGCCAGGCGGATGATCGAGGCCTGCGAGCGCGCAGGCGTGAAATTACAGACCGCATTTCCGATCCGCTACAGTACACCCGTGCAGCGCTTGAAACGTCTGATCGAATCGGGCAAAGTTGGGCGGATTCTCGCGATGAGTGGGACCAACCGAGGGCAGAACCCGGGCGGCTGGTTCGTCGATCCGGCACTCTCCGGAGGTGGCGCCGTGTTCGATCACACGGTGCACATTCTCGATATTATGCGCTGGTATACGGGAAGCGAAGTGTCGGAGGTGTACGCTGAGGTCGACAGCCGCTTCGGCGAGCGCGGCATCGACGATTGCGGCCTGCTCACGCTGACGTTTGCGAATGGCGTCATCGCCACGCACGACCCGAGTTGGTCCCGACCTAAATCGTTCCCGACGTGGGGCGATGTCACGCTTCGCGTGATCGGGACAGGTGGCGTCGTCTCCGTCGACGCACTCGCCCAGAACCTCGTGCACTACGACGACACAGACCTGCGCGCGCGCCGGGTTCCCTGGGGTGACGACGCGGACTTGCACATGGTTCAATCGTTCCTCGACTGCGTGCGCTACGATACACAGCCACTCGCCACTGGTGTAGACGGGCTGAAAGCGGTCGAAGTGGCACTCGCTGCCTACGAGTCAGCCCGGACCAAACGCCCTGTTCAATTACCCACTTGTTGA